Proteins from a genomic interval of Tenacibaculum sp. SZ-18:
- a CDS encoding M20 family metallo-hydrolase, translating into MTQKELTYSAIDLLKKLIEIPSFSSKEDKTGDLLAYWCTIHNIEYNRSKNNVWAVNKYFDESKPTILLNSHHDTVYPNNGYTKDPFKAIVEDGKLYGLGSNDAGGCLVALLATFSYFYHQENLKYNLVFVGSAEEESSGPDGLNSMLSIIPKIDVAIVGEPTQMQLAIAEKGLIVFDGKVNGTPSHAAHPNSDNPIYNTIEVLEWFKKYQFDKTSEVLGDVKMTVTQINAGKQHNAVPSAVDLVIDVRVNDKYSNQEIADILEKEAPCEMKPRSLRLNSSSIDKNHPLIKAGIAIGRTTYGSPTLSDQSVLSCQSVKLGPGDSTRSHTADEFIYMDEIKEGIDIYIKILERVIK; encoded by the coding sequence ATGACACAGAAAGAACTTACCTATAGTGCTATTGATTTACTGAAGAAACTCATAGAGATTCCTTCATTTTCTTCGAAAGAAGATAAAACAGGTGATTTATTAGCCTATTGGTGTACTATTCATAATATTGAATATAACAGAAGTAAGAATAATGTTTGGGCAGTAAATAAATACTTTGATGAAAGTAAACCCACAATTCTTTTAAACTCGCATCATGATACGGTGTATCCAAATAATGGATATACTAAGGATCCTTTTAAAGCCATTGTTGAAGATGGAAAATTATATGGATTAGGAAGTAATGATGCTGGAGGATGTTTAGTTGCTCTTTTGGCGACGTTTAGTTATTTCTATCATCAAGAAAATTTAAAATACAATTTAGTGTTTGTTGGTTCTGCCGAAGAAGAAAGTAGCGGGCCAGATGGTTTAAATAGTATGTTATCAATTATTCCTAAGATTGATGTTGCAATAGTTGGTGAGCCAACGCAAATGCAACTCGCTATTGCAGAAAAAGGATTAATCGTTTTTGATGGAAAAGTTAATGGAACTCCTAGTCATGCTGCTCATCCAAATTCTGATAATCCAATTTACAATACTATTGAAGTTTTAGAATGGTTCAAAAAATATCAGTTTGATAAAACTTCAGAAGTTTTAGGTGATGTTAAAATGACAGTTACTCAAATTAATGCTGGAAAACAACACAATGCAGTTCCTTCCGCAGTTGATTTAGTTATAGATGTTAGAGTAAACGATAAATATTCTAATCAAGAAATCGCTGACATTCTAGAAAAAGAGGCTCCTTGTGAAATGAAGCCTAGGAGTTTACGATTAAATTCATCATCAATAGACAAGAATCATCCATTGATTAAAGCTGGAATAGCAATTGGTAGAACAACATATGGTTCTCCTACCCTTTCGGATCAATCGGTATTAAGTTGTCAATCTGTAAAATTAGGCCCGGGAGATAGTACGCGTTCACATACTGCTGATGAATTCATTTATATGGATGAAATTAAAGAAGGAATTGATATTTATATCAAAATTTTAGAACGAGTAATAAAGTAA
- the argB gene encoding acetylglutamate kinase: protein MKSLKIIKIGGNIINNKILLNEFLDDFAKLNSPKLLVHGGGKSASELSIKMGIEPKMINGRRITDNETLDIITMVYGGKINKNIVAQLQARNSNSVGFSGADGNSIVAIKRPVKDIDYGFAGDVTHVNTQTITILLQNDISPIFCAITHNKNGQLLNTNADTIASELAIALSKDYKVSLYYCFEKNGVLKSIEDDDSVIEHINNQKFEQLKKEGIIHDGMLPKIHNCLQSIQKGVATVHIGNNKMPFEQDIKCTTFQQ, encoded by the coding sequence ATGAAGTCTCTAAAAATTATAAAAATTGGTGGAAATATCATCAACAATAAAATTCTCTTGAACGAATTTTTGGATGACTTTGCTAAACTCAATTCACCAAAACTATTGGTTCATGGAGGAGGAAAATCAGCCTCCGAACTTTCCATTAAAATGGGAATTGAACCTAAAATGATAAATGGTAGGCGGATTACAGATAACGAAACATTGGACATAATCACAATGGTTTATGGTGGAAAAATCAATAAAAACATCGTTGCTCAATTACAAGCAAGAAATTCAAATTCAGTTGGTTTTTCGGGTGCTGATGGAAACAGTATAGTTGCGATTAAACGTCCAGTTAAAGATATTGATTATGGTTTTGCAGGTGATGTCACTCATGTAAACACGCAAACAATTACTATTTTATTACAAAACGATATTTCACCTATTTTTTGTGCAATTACTCATAATAAAAACGGACAGTTATTAAATACAAATGCAGACACCATTGCATCGGAATTGGCTATTGCTCTATCCAAAGACTATAAAGTTTCTCTTTATTACTGCTTTGAGAAAAATGGAGTTTTAAAAAGTATTGAAGACGATGATTCGGTTATCGAACACATTAACAATCAAAAATTTGAACAATTAAAAAAAGAAGGTATTATACATGACGGAATGTTACCAAAAATACACAATTGCTTACAATCCATACAAAAAGGAGTAGCAACTGTACATATTGGAAACAATAAAATGCCTTTTGAACAGGATATAAAATGTACAACATTTCAACAATAA